A genomic stretch from Arvicanthis niloticus isolate mArvNil1 chromosome 12, mArvNil1.pat.X, whole genome shotgun sequence includes:
- the Tra2b gene encoding transformer-2 protein homolog beta isoform X2, whose product MSDSGEQNYGERESRSASRSGSAHGSGKSARHTPARSRSKEDSRRSRSKSRSRSESRSRSRRSSRRHYTRSRSRSRSHRRSRSRSYSRDYRRRHSHSHSPMSTRRRHVGNRANPDPNCCLGVFGLSLYTTERDLREVFSKYGPIADVSIVYDQQSRRSRGFAFVYFENVDDAKEAKERANGMELDGRRIRVDFSITKRPHTPTPGIYMGRPTYGSSRRRDYYDRGYDRGYDDRDYYSRSYRGGGGGGGGWRAAQDRDQIYRRSPSPYYSRGGYRSRSRSRSYSPRRY is encoded by the exons ATGAGCGACAGCGGCGAGCAGAACTACGGCGAGCGG GAATCCCGTTCTGCTTCCCGAAGTGGAAGTGCTCACGGATCGGGGAAATCTGCACGGCATACACCTGCAAGGTCTCGCTCCAAGGAAGATTCAAGGCGTTCTAGATCAAAGTCAAGGTCCAGATCTGAATCTAG ATCTAGATCCAGAAGAAGTTCTAGAAGGCATTATACAAGGTCACGATCACGATCTCGCTCCCATAGACGATCCCGGAGCAGGTCTTACAGCCGAGATTATCGTAGgcgccacagccacagccattcTCCCATGTCTACTCGAAGGCGTCATGTTGGGAACAGG gcAAATCCTGACCCCAACTGTTGTCTTGGGGTGTTTGGGTTGAGCTTGTACACCACAGAAAGAGATCTAAGAGAAGTGTTCTCTAAGTACGGCCCCATTGCTGATGTGTCTATTGTGTATGACCAGCAGTCTAGACGCTCAAGAGGATTtgcctttgtatattttgaaaatgtagaTGATGCCAAGGAA GCTAAAGAACGTGCCAATGGAATGGAGCTTGATGGACGACGAATTAGGGTTGATTTTTCTATAACCAAAAGACCCCATACCCCAACACCAGGAATTTATATGGGGAGACCCACTTA TGGCAGTTCACGCCGCCGAGACTATTATGACAGAGGATATGATCGAGGTTATGATGACCGGGACTACTACAGCAGATCATACAG aggaggtggtggaggaggaggtggatggAGAGCAGCTCAAGACAGGGATCAGATTTACAG GCGGTCACCTTCTCCTTACTACAGTCGTGGAGGATACAGGTCACGTTCTCGATCTCGATCCTACTCACCTC GTCGCTATTAA
- the Tra2b gene encoding transformer-2 protein homolog beta isoform X1, with translation MSDSGEQNYGERESRSASRSGSAHGSGKSARHTPARSRSKEDSRRSRSKSRSRSESRSRSRRSSRRHYTRSRSRSRSHRRSRSRSYSRDYRRRHSHSHSPMSTRRRHVGNRANPDPNCCLGVFGLSLYTTERDLREVFSKYGPIADVSIVYDQQSRRSRGFAFVYFENVDDAKEAKERANGMELDGRRIRVDFSITKRPHTPTPGIYMGRPTYGSSRRRDYYDRGYDRGYDDRDYYSRSYRGGGGGGGGWRAAQDRDQIYRRRSPSPYYSRGGYRSRSRSRSYSPRRY, from the exons ATGAGCGACAGCGGCGAGCAGAACTACGGCGAGCGG GAATCCCGTTCTGCTTCCCGAAGTGGAAGTGCTCACGGATCGGGGAAATCTGCACGGCATACACCTGCAAGGTCTCGCTCCAAGGAAGATTCAAGGCGTTCTAGATCAAAGTCAAGGTCCAGATCTGAATCTAG ATCTAGATCCAGAAGAAGTTCTAGAAGGCATTATACAAGGTCACGATCACGATCTCGCTCCCATAGACGATCCCGGAGCAGGTCTTACAGCCGAGATTATCGTAGgcgccacagccacagccattcTCCCATGTCTACTCGAAGGCGTCATGTTGGGAACAGG gcAAATCCTGACCCCAACTGTTGTCTTGGGGTGTTTGGGTTGAGCTTGTACACCACAGAAAGAGATCTAAGAGAAGTGTTCTCTAAGTACGGCCCCATTGCTGATGTGTCTATTGTGTATGACCAGCAGTCTAGACGCTCAAGAGGATTtgcctttgtatattttgaaaatgtagaTGATGCCAAGGAA GCTAAAGAACGTGCCAATGGAATGGAGCTTGATGGACGACGAATTAGGGTTGATTTTTCTATAACCAAAAGACCCCATACCCCAACACCAGGAATTTATATGGGGAGACCCACTTA TGGCAGTTCACGCCGCCGAGACTATTATGACAGAGGATATGATCGAGGTTATGATGACCGGGACTACTACAGCAGATCATACAG aggaggtggtggaggaggaggtggatggAGAGCAGCTCAAGACAGGGATCAGATTTACAG aAGGCGGTCACCTTCTCCTTACTACAGTCGTGGAGGATACAGGTCACGTTCTCGATCTCGATCCTACTCACCTC GTCGCTATTAA
- the Tra2b gene encoding transformer-2 protein homolog beta isoform X3: MSTRRRHVGNRANPDPNCCLGVFGLSLYTTERDLREVFSKYGPIADVSIVYDQQSRRSRGFAFVYFENVDDAKEAKERANGMELDGRRIRVDFSITKRPHTPTPGIYMGRPTYGSSRRRDYYDRGYDRGYDDRDYYSRSYRGGGGGGGGWRAAQDRDQIYRRRSPSPYYSRGGYRSRSRSRSYSPRRY, translated from the exons ATGTCTACTCGAAGGCGTCATGTTGGGAACAGG gcAAATCCTGACCCCAACTGTTGTCTTGGGGTGTTTGGGTTGAGCTTGTACACCACAGAAAGAGATCTAAGAGAAGTGTTCTCTAAGTACGGCCCCATTGCTGATGTGTCTATTGTGTATGACCAGCAGTCTAGACGCTCAAGAGGATTtgcctttgtatattttgaaaatgtagaTGATGCCAAGGAA GCTAAAGAACGTGCCAATGGAATGGAGCTTGATGGACGACGAATTAGGGTTGATTTTTCTATAACCAAAAGACCCCATACCCCAACACCAGGAATTTATATGGGGAGACCCACTTA TGGCAGTTCACGCCGCCGAGACTATTATGACAGAGGATATGATCGAGGTTATGATGACCGGGACTACTACAGCAGATCATACAG aggaggtggtggaggaggaggtggatggAGAGCAGCTCAAGACAGGGATCAGATTTACAG aAGGCGGTCACCTTCTCCTTACTACAGTCGTGGAGGATACAGGTCACGTTCTCGATCTCGATCCTACTCACCTC GTCGCTATTAA